Below is a window of Apis mellifera strain DH4 linkage group LG15, Amel_HAv3.1, whole genome shotgun sequence DNA.
gatactcTTTCAGAGCAAGTGTTAATGGTATTGCCTGGGCTCCTCATTCATCTTGTCACATTTGTACAGCAGGAGATGATCATCAGGCATTAATTTGGGATATACAACAAATGCCAAGAGCTATTGAAGATCCAATTCTTGCCTATACTGCTGCAGAAGGAGAAGTAAATCAAATTCAGTGGGGTGCTACACAACCTGACTGGATTGcgatttgttataataaagcAGCAGAAATTCTTAGagtataaaaacaaaaacatttaGATTCATGACATTTTATGTGTCAAATCTTTCAaatcatttacaaaaattcattaaatcatGTATTGGACTTCAGTATTTGTACAGAATTTCATctttattataagtttttttatacttattttgtACCTGTAAAGTAGACATGTACAAATACTAgttatttttgaagatattaagattcaaaattatatagataaaaatatttgatataattaatgcttattttttaattaaaaaatatgtataaattttaaaacaatatggtttcatattcaaattattaaagtaaataaggctaaattgaaaatatccaGTATATGTACATGTTAACTTAAtacaatgttttatttttatgattattttatgtatctaaaaattttagatttatttaaaaattgtcataTGACTGACTAAatcatacaaatttataaaggaattcattaaataattagaagttaaataatagcataaaaatgaatataaatagcgATAAATcacatgtatatttataataatgtatatgatCGTAATTGATGTATCTTATTTtgtgatgataaaattaatctatttcttctagaagaaatattaaatcaattaatcaatttaaacaatccacatgaaatataacaaaataaaatatatctattacgttatataattgtatatatgtttatacttAGACTTgattttgtagaaaaaaatattataatataataatagattttcatACACTTTTACATTAGTAATATAGGTTGTTAAAAATcatatgcaaaaattattattatattaaaatgcaatacacatttgtattttaataaaaaattatcaagttcttttattaaattcagaaAAAGTTATAGCATTAGCATTCGTGATactagtattaataataaaatgttttatatgcgattttttgtaaaattatgttttgtaaaaagtaaatctttttatatatttattatttcagtagtttaaattaatcattaagaactgagaattatatcttttgtaCTCAGAATAACATGATGGGATTTGTAATTAGTACAATTTAAGTTTTAGAAAAGTACGATTTATATtggtattcaaatattttataatttacaacttAATGAGCGAGAtgcattatttacaataatgaaATGTGTATgcgagataaaatattagcCAATTAATACATTCATTTTCCACAATAATCTTCTGTTGATTTTTCATGAAATGTCTGATAACTTTATACAGATATAAGATTAGACTATTATAATACTATCACTActtcaataaatatcattaactCTGATACAGAGTAAGTTTTTCACTACCTATTTAGTTAATATAGTTGATGATCTtgtgttttcttctttttctcaatttaataaatgcatatataGCTATgtcaaataaactttttaaaatactatttctatcaataatttatattataaactttggCAAGActtattttatcttgttttcttcttcaagaatacttctttaaatttcgtatatattcgcttaaaaaataagaactaattatatatttttctctctttctaaattgcgtattttatttactaGTCCTATGATTCATTCATTCCTTAGACAACCAACTGATTCTCTTACATTTTAATCGGAAGCACACGCACGATCCACAAACACGCACATTACATTTTTCagagaagaaaggaacaaacaaaaaattaatcgatgtcAAAAAACTAATCATCTTgcaattaaacataaaaatcttatGTTTATCGCCATTCGTATATcggtacatttttattataattaatgcatcgcgttaataaattaataagtcatgttttttagaaattttataaatgcttCCATAAATTACACTGAACACTCGTTCTACAGGTATATAGATCAAGTTCAGCTTTTTTATTCtccatgaataaaatattaagaaatgtattttagaatattcaatTCATTGTTGATGGACAAATAATCAGCCTCATGGctcttatttcttttagagAATACATTTATCTTCATTAAATATCTTCTGTACTTTAgcagtaaatattaataatgaaatcaattaGCATTTTTTGCTAATATAATTACGTAATATAGTTACTCTGTAATTAGAGGATTCTTAATAcagatatattcaataaaatttatatttaatgattttaatgatttttttaaagtacgCATAATTTATTAGCTATATAATGGAGATGTAGCACTGTACATCCCATAGTCAGCATATTTCCCATTGCTATATAAACATGGATGCGTCTAAAAgcttgatgaatttttaaatagtgaGGGCAGTGTTTCAGAGGACCAGGATTATGAACACCAATCTCATTACCGATACCAGCAGCACGTTCCAAAGTATTTTTTTGAACTATTAATCGTAGAAGAGGTGGAGTCAAATAGAGTCGTATCaataattccaaaaagaaaGCACTGGACATACCACCAAcctgaaaatatatacatatatttattaattattaagaatcacttcataaaaattagataaaatgaaatatgttagaatgaaatattaaaattatatcttgtattatttaaattttatagaattaattttcaaattttgattgattaatttaccAACCTGAATGGCAATTTCAGTATTCCAAGTATGTATAGGATGatgtttaacaaaaataagaagTGTGGTCAAACTGAGACACGCATTGATAGTGAAATATCTAGGAAACAAGATACGTTGCACTTCTCCAAACGTGTGTCTTGGTAATGCGAAATACAAGGAAAGACCTGCATAtttaaaagacaatttttttaaagtttcaatgattgaaatttaaaatttttttagtttttatttctgttttatttaattacctgATATAAAAGTCATCCAAATTTGAGCACCAAGATGCATCACGAAAGAAGCTAGATAAATGAAGGATGTTGCTCTTGATTGAGGATGACCAACATGCATTCTGTCTCTAGTTGGTACAAGAGCCGATGTGACACACAGGACCGCTGCGATCATAATTATGTGAGCCGGTTGTGTTGTATAAAACAAGATTCTATAAGAAAagaactttttatattaataatagcattaaaaagtattgttaatttttaattttttagtgtgatttttattataatatttataatataaaaataaaatattaaaattatattcattttaatattagaattataaatatataaattatagatatatagaaaaaaatcttgattaaaggaattgttaaaagaattaataatatataatttacttggaaaatttcaacaatcttatgtatatagatcaattatttttttcaatttaataaatataattattttcaaaaatatatttaaaaatttttttattgttttgttaagttttattattatgttaagtATCattcagaatataaaaaattaatattttgattattattgaataaaaaaaattatttaaattattttttaaaaattatttcaataattattttattttataatataagtttttatattccaattttttaaataatattgacaatttaataatatttcatgataaactataatttcttttaatactttGTTCAAAAGATTTGTACGAGTTATTTGTGCTTCGTTTTAAAGGATACACGATTTATGAGTTAAAGACTTATAATTTCAGAATGTAACAgtgatcattaattatatttattgttatcgtTCGTAGAAAGCCAtctcattaattaaaagagcttcgaatataattttaattggaaacaaCAGTTCGTTTATAAGTTGACTACAAGAAACAgttgtatttgaaattttattataaactttgtgctaaaatattttaattttaatttttaaatattataaattttttatagaaattaatataacataaaaaatgaaaaaattatatattatatttaatatattaaatattaaatataaaaatattaaaaatagtttagaatataataattaaattattaaaaaatattagtaatttttgtatcatattatataagatttttgaaaattatttaaaattaattgtaaatataattataatctaaatgtacatacacatacacatatatataaaagaaaaattaaaatgttaatatatgaatctctctttttaaaaaccTATATTCATGAAAAAGACTATAATCAAAAACTtgtttattagtttatttaatttcaaaaaataaaagaataaaaattcatgaataatttaattgtaaaaattaaaaaaaaaaataattgattagatttaattcaaaatcaaaagatGATCTCTACAGCAATCTATCATCGATACAATTTACACTATTcgtaatcatattttattattagatctgATTTAAGTCAGACTCATGAAACTCGTGTAATCTCATCGTTTCAGGCGCCACATGATGCTAAAATAGTACGATGTCTCGCAACAATTTCAgcaaagaagaaattcttcaTTCATCGACTActtctaaattaaatcatattattttctagtCAAGAAATAACggaaattaatgaaagatataagaaagaaattaataaattaaaaaaaaataaaaaaaatattaaaaaatcaaaaggaaagaattaaataaattttacaattaacaattaaatatataaaaaaatctaaatgtttaaatgattctaaaagataataaaaatatttctatttttatttattttttaatacaaaaatttaattttatataataaaatttttttttttaatttaaaaatatttgattaagatatttaagaatgaatttattaaaaaatgaataaaattttttttatatatttttttatattgaaatatactaaaaaaagtaaatcaaaatattagatataatattaacattatattttcgttatttattattatataattatttattattatatattatatatttattattataaatttattattttaaatttcttaattttaaatatatctttgtatctttgtatttttttcttttttttttttaatataaattggaatgaaataatataaaataaattatgcaataGCAACTTCAGTCTTTCATTAACAGATTGGTTTCCttttaaacagaaaaataCGCATACCATGAATGATGAATTTGCTAACTGTTCTTTTTCAAGATAATACTAAGTGGATGTTGCAATATCTtacgaaatgaaaatcaaaaatatatggatCAACGAGTGATGATGGtgtaatcattttcaaaaatataatattaaacgaaaataaaagtaaaaataacaaaataataaacagtaatatatgtatattgtccAAGGATAGAAACAGTGTCAGGAGCTCGAGAGtattcgttttatatatatatatatatatatatatatatatatttgccatGTGCCTTCCATATCGATGTAATCAATTCGCACGTAGGCGATAGAAGCGGAAAGTATACCGTTATGCTTAATGtttttactaattaaattGCAGATTTACCTTTCCAATATATCTCTGAAATGATACAAACAgtcaaaaatttaatggattaagattttttgaattcttagaaggaatatttctcattaaacaaaatagttagaaaaaatttattaatttaaatatatcacaaaaagttttatagaatatttaaaagataaatatatttcttgtaaatttctgaataaatttgaattgtaaatataacattgttgaataattttaatatttattaacgataaattctaattttaatttataatttgtttatattttttaattcaaatattttctattaatatttattttttttttatctctttttaatagaaattaatagaaaatcttGATCAAATTTCTTCAACTTTCACTTttcagagataaaaataatatggttattattaatgtttataattttttattgtgcgacaaataattattaattatttttaattatacataatatttctccatccattttttatatttatccaataatttttttattagattataacataaattttgttacaaatataaaagatataaaaataagtatttatattttttgtatcacAGAATTTTAAAAGTCATTTAATCCTTACCCATTTgttattttagtattatatataaattaaatattgattaaaacaatatattattctttataaaaaattaaaaaaatatagcaaattatttataacaaactataataaattattaatctgaaaaatatttaattattattaaacgttttataaattaataattttttaatttatatagtcaaatactttttttataaataatatttagatatatatattatcgatttatgcattaaaaagcatataattttatttaaaaaaattaattttcgcacatttcttatattttttatctatttcttatctgaaaaaaaaaaaaataataggaaaaaataaagtctGTTTCATATGAAACTGttcaatttttacttatatttatttatatgatcaaTATGttctaaatatcttatataattttattatttaatttgtttttaaaaatattaaaaaatgttttaagtaAAAGTTGCTTGGTTTGTAAAAgcataatgtaatgtaattatttttttagaagacaTATGTGAAGGTCATAtggagattaattttattttttaaataaaatcatatatttcataatttatgtaaataaatcatataagtaaatacattattttgtataattaaattataattaaattattttgtataattaaattataattaaattatttctttaaaaatatgattctatttaaaaaaataaataattgagtttcgcaaatttttaattttatctcattaaaaaaaattaagaata
It encodes the following:
- the LOC411902 gene encoding transmembrane protein 205, which gives rise to MCVRTLIGTESSEPVVVYNNQSKLQKTKEKYIKLHDDLVTKELEIIKQRKNQTVFIPELADDILRASTINYSSLLKALSKYYETIQQTKIFKILFYTTQPAHIIMIAAVLCVTSALVPTRDRMHVGHPQSRATSFIYLASFVMHLGAQIWMTFISGLSLYFALPRHTFGEVQRILFPRYFTINACLSLTTLLIFVKHHPIHTWNTEIAIQVGGMSSAFFLELLIRLYLTPPLLRLIVQKNTLERAAGIGNEIGVHNPGPLKHCPHYLKIHQAFRRIHVYIAMGNMLTMGCTVLHLHYIANKLCVL